In the Tetrapisispora phaffii CBS 4417 chromosome 7, complete genome genome, one interval contains:
- the BNA6 gene encoding nicotinate-nucleotide diphosphorylase (carboxylating) (similar to Saccharomyces cerevisiae BNA6 (YFR047C); ancestral locus Anc_3.563): MSRFQNLLPVIGAWKQDITNWIQEDIPSFDFGGYVVGNKMSTATLYCKQDGILAGIPFAQEVYDQCGITVQWLFEEGTKIDVSKSGSLKIEVAKLIGPARNILEAERLSLNILSRCSGIASKSNEIVNAARKSNYKGIIAGTRKTTPGLRRLEKYSMIVGGCDTHRYDLSSMVMLKDNHIWSTGSIKQAVTDARIACGFAIKIEVECQSEEEANEAINAGADIIMLDNFTSEELQVCAKNLKETWLNKKKFVLECSGGLTLANINDYICHDIDIYSTSSIHQGVEVIDFSLKIDH, from the coding sequence atgAGTAggtttcaaaatttattacctGTAATTGGTGCCTGGAAGCAAGATATTACAAATTGGATTCAAGAAGATATACCTTCCTTTGACTTTGGTGGCTATGTTGTTGGTAATAAAATGTCAACTGCAACTTTATATTGCAAACAAGACGGGATTTTAGCTGGTATCCCTTTTGCTCAGGAAGTCTACGACCAATGCGGGATAACTGTCCAATGGTTATTTGAAGAAGGCACTAAAATTGATGTTTCTAAAAGTGGATCCCTAAAAATTGAGGTTGCAAAATTAATAGGTCCAGCAAGGAATATATTAGAGGCTGAAAGGCTATcacttaatattttaagtaGGTGCTCCGGTATTGCTTCGAAATCCAACGAAATTGTTAATGCTGCTCGTAAATCGAATTATAAGGGGATTATTGCAGGAACTAGAAAGACAACGCCAGGATTAAGAAGGCtagaaaaatattcaatgataGTTGGTGGTTGTGATACCCATAGATATGATCTTTCTTCTATGGTGATGTTGAAAGATAACCATATCTGGTCCACTGGTTCTATTAAACAAGCTGTTACCGATGCCAGAATTGCATGCGGATTTGCAATAAAGATCGAGGTTGAATGCCAATCAGAAGAGGAAGCTAATGAAGCAATTAATGCAGGGGCTGATATTATAATGTTAGATAATTTTACTAGCGAGGAACTTCAAGTTTGTGCTaagaatttgaaagaaacttggcttaataaaaaaaaatttgttttaGAGTGCAGTGGAGGATTAACTTTGGCTAATATTAATGACTATATTTGTCATGATATCGATATTTATAGTACTAGCTCTATTCATCAAGGTGTTGAAGTAATcgatttttcattaaaaattgatcattaa
- the KAP114 gene encoding karyopherin KAP114 (similar to Saccharomyces cerevisiae KAP114 (YGL241W); ancestral locus Anc_3.564): MPDVHLLIAHAQSADNNVRENAESELLQKCDENASVVFNSLIELANNINEPLSSRQFCILSLKKLITMYWSPGFDSYRGTSNVQEETKEFLRDSLLKLCLNTEQDSKIKSSSSYCIVQISAIDFPDLWPNLLVVIYNAILKDHSIEAMSLLNEIYDDVISEEMFFEGGVGEETIKTIFAIFTSPETNIKAKVAASKLLHSTVLQMSILDNSMSFKRKDFVSQCITKLLDILLTILPHLDVNQSEDALQLKTNFYEELTTIKTEFPKKLFHNSLVTNFKAISLKDLEIIGSSYLQFIDSDASGSQLQLINEYGVHLIDFISSLSVQGFDKVDLTRIVSSLVMLCCLDNNTYESWESDFNTFISKEAGLLANYTIRDQTMQFFSDLEKPTYSIAYGIILEELNKSMENYNNWKLQESLLYTLQSIISSEEEFNSELLGYTENVLNSLGKLLMDPSSNIMVKSRCLLLCPKYLEKFMESYTAVKPMTKELLSTSLNLSLNTSSEILKSSMLIAFSYYASYADLSSVLGSADCISIQQGLLKIIKDIANDAEEDTYAICVETISNVIDNNSSGTGSDEVRDNEFNILLEISFKDPGNIQLSVESQECLEKLLDGMDISLYIYYAEKVIPLLIKIIADHASTNYDYSPLLSLTLDFLMTFMKKKPVDSTLPVEISKLVFNPVCEVLLSSNEEETIQLATEAFSFLVFNSDVSLMQTVLENIVNVLSKLLSLNISDTAAMNVGTLIITIFSKFSQQIQELLPAILQATTQKFVNAKNIITSQNLLMVFCFLICSDPQQTVDFLYNLSLEDQQEENTLTLVLKKWLELFDIIRGEKRIKENIIALSKIYLLLDKRIELVIVNGDIIPYSGDKIITRSMAKSIPDQFTQMPIYEKIVKLFLGELASQSKNISDANLHSIDIQKLARAEENQVEQKLDSSEDDDWEDVEDVLDYEKLQEYVDDDDDELANYTSDEDNDTPTGQIIGDINQSVSELIINFFKEVTSKNINSFQDIYSSLSEDEKKLLANALV; this comes from the coding sequence ATGCCTGATGTGCATTTACTGATAGCCCACGCTCAATCTGCAGATAATAATGTTAGAGAAAATGCTGAATCTGAGCTACTGCAAAAATGTGATGAGAATGCTTCTGTTGTATTTAACTCACTAATTGAATTagcaaataatataaatgagCCATTATCGTCTAGACaattttgtattttatctttaaaaaagttaataacGATGTACTGGAGCCCTGGGTTTGATTCTTATAGAGGTACATCTAACGTACAAGAAGAGACTAAGGAATTTTTACGTGATTCTTTGCTGAAACTATGCCTTAACACAGAACAAGATTCTAAAATTAAGAGCAGTTCATCTTATTGTATTGTACAAATATCTGCTATTGATTTCCCGGATTTATGGCCAAACTTATTGGTGGTTATTTACAATGCTATTTTAAAAGACCACTCCATCGAAGCAATGTCTCTACTGAATGAAATTTATGACGATGTCATATCAGAAGAAATGTTCTTTGAAGGTGGTGTAGGTGAAGAAACTATTAAAACCATCTTTGCTATTTTCACATCTCCAgaaacaaatattaaagcaaaGGTAGCTGCTTCCAAATTATTGCATTCAACTGTATTACAAATGTCAATCTTGGATAATAGCATGTCTTTTAAGAGGAAGGACTTTGTTTCTCAGTGTATTACCAAATTACTGGATATTTTGCTGACTATTTTGCCACATTTAGACGTAAACCAATCCGAGGATGCACTACAACTAAAAACTAACTTTTATGAAGAACTAACAACCATTAAAACCGAATTTCCTAAGAAACTTTTTCATAACTCTTTGGTAACCAATTTTAAAGCAATATCATTGAAAGATTTGGAAATTATAGGATCTTCGtatttacaatttataGATAGCGATGCCTCTGGATCACAATTGCAACTGATTAATGAATATGGTGTCCATTTAATAGACTTCATATCCTCTTTGTCAGTCCAAGGCTTTGACAAGGTAGATTTGACTAGAATAGTCTCATCTTTGGTTATGCTATGTTGCTTGGATAATAACACTTATGAATCATGGGAGAGTGATTTCAAtacttttatttcaaaGGAAGCTGGATTACTGGCAAATTATACAATTAGGGATCAAACTATGCAATTTTTTTCTGATCTTGAAAAGCCAACATATTCAATTGCATATGGAATAATTTTAGAGGAACTTAATAAAAGCATGGAGAATTACAATAATTGGAAATTGCAggaatcattattatatacaCTCCAAAGCATTATTTCAAGCgaagaagaatttaatTCTGAGTTATTAGGTTATACTGAAAATGTTCTAAATTCGTTAGGCAAACTATTGATGGATCCAAGTAGCAATATCATGGTGAAATCTAGATGTTTATTACTATGCCCAAAATatcttgaaaaattcatGGAATCATATACTGCTGTGAAACCTATGACTAAAGAACTTCTATCTACGTCCTTGAATCTCTCACTAAACACTTCTAGTGAGATTCTCAAGAGTTCGATGTTAATTGCTTTTTCCTACTACGCTAGTTATGCTGATCTGTCATCCGTTTTAGGGTCTGCGGATTGTATATCAATTCAACAAGGACtcttaaaaattataaaagatattGCTAATGATGCTGAAGAGGATACATATGCTATTTGTGTAGAAACAATTAGTAATGTTATAGATAATAACTCTTCTGGAACTGGTTCTGATGAAGTCAGagataatgaatttaatatactgttagaaatatcatttaaagatCCTGGGAATATCCAACTTTCTGTAGAATCGCAGGAATgtttagaaaaattattagatggAATGGATATTagcttatatatatattacgCTGAAAAAGTTATTCCcttattaataaaaataattgcaGACCATGCTTCAACAAATTATGATTACTCTCCATTGTTATCACTAACCTTAGATTTTTTGATGACatttatgaaaaaaaaaccTGTTGATTCAACTCTTCCTGTAGAAATATCCAAATTAGTATTTAATCCGGTATGTGAAGTGTTATTATCATCCAATGAAGAGGAGACTATCCAGCTGGCTACTGAGGCCTTCAGCTTTCTGGTATTTAACTCTGATGTGTCATTAATGCAAACTGTTTTGGAGAATATTGTCAATGTTTTAAGTAAGTTGTTATCGCTAAATATTTCTGATACGGCAGCAATGAATGTGGGTACCTTAATCATTACAATTTTCAGCAAATTTAGCCAACAGATTCAAGAGTTATTACCAGCTATTTTACAAGCTACAACCCAAAAGTTTGTCAATgctaaaaatattatcacCTCTCAAAATCTATTAATGGTTTTCTGTTTTCTAATATGCTCAGATCCACAACAAACAGTCGATTTTCTATATAATTTGTCTCTAGAAGAtcaacaagaagaaaatacaCTAACTCTTGTTCTCAAAAAATGGTTAGAGTTATTTGACATCATAAGAGGTGAAAAACGTATAAAGGAGAACATAATTGCATTAAGTAAAATCTATCTTTTATTGGATAAGCGTATTGAATTAGTTATTGTCAATGGCGATATTATTCCTTATAGTGGagataaaattataacaaGATCAATGGCAAAAAGCATTCCAGATCAATTCACTCAAATGCCTATTTATGAAAAGATCGTGAAATTGTTTTTAGGTGAACTTGCATCTCAatccaaaaatatatctgaTGCAAACTTACATAGCATTGATATTCAGAAGCTTGCACGTGCTGAAGAAAACCAAGTAGAACAAAAACTAGACTCTagtgaagatgatgattgGGAGGATGTCGAAGATGTTTTGGACTATGAGAAACTACAAGAATACGTCGATGACGACGATGATGAATTGGCTAACTACACATCCGACGAAGATAATGACACACCTACCGGTCAAATCATAGGTGATATCAATCAATCAGTGTCTGAGCTGATTATTAACTTCTTCAAAGAAGTTACATCGAAAAACATAAACTCTTTCCAGGATATTTATAGCTCTCTTtctgaagatgaaaaaaaGTTACTAGCTAATGCACTTGTATAA
- the TAD1 gene encoding tRNA-specific adenosine deaminase (similar to Saccharomyces cerevisiae TAD1 (YGL243W); ancestral locus Anc_3.566), whose protein sequence is MADNASQISRISDNYIAEKVSATVHGEYSKLRPSSKPVIKSNSVPEWTVLAGIIAINNETGEFETIAITTGVKATPDADLDRSQGKIIHDCHAEILALRCFNIFLLDTINRISNHDGTSKFVQVTKTNSYEWNKKWDLALYISKLPCGDASMDDLMKVGDTAEFEITDDNPLQYIDPKNKTTIRGRLNYKKRDVIRTKPGRYDSKITLSKSCTDKLCMKQVMGILDSTCSLLMKDPIFLQYIIIPRISGKESILKHAFIDRLRGGNFPVQEFKFISCENHFIDDNHDTTIVREPALVNSIKIFMDNNRVMEQSIINGVKNGFYSKPKKPLRKNCEPIISRYSKWNLLKQIEFNRAELLNVSYLEFKSTLTKRMTLQQEVRSLLSPDGWITTKKDDC, encoded by the coding sequence ATGGCCGACAATGCAAGCCAGATAAGTAGAATTAGCGATAACTATATTGCTGAAAAAGTTTCTGCAACTGTCCATGGAGAATATTCCAAACTGAGACCTTCCTCGAAGCCTGTCATCAAATCAAATTCAGTACCTGAATGGACGGTGCTGGCTGGTATAATAGCTATTAACAATGAAACAGGCGAGTTTGAGACCATTGCAATCACAACAGGTGTGAAAGCTACTCCTGATGCTGACTTAGATAGATCACAAGGTAAAATAATACACGATTGCCATGCAGAGATCCTTGCTCTACGatgtttcaatattttcctTCTCGATACTATCAATAGAATCTCTAATCATGATGGAACTTCCAAGTTCGTACAAGTAACGAAGACTAACTCATATGAGTGGAATAAAAAATGGGATTTAGCTTTGTACATTTCAAAACTTCCTTGTGGGGACGCCAGCATGGATGACTTAATGAAGGTGGGTGATACAGCTGAATTCGAAATTACAGACGATAATCCATTGCAATATATTGACCCTAAAAACAAGACTACAATTAGAGGTAGATTAAATTACAAGAAACGAGATGTGATACGAACAAAACCAGGCAGATatgattcaaaaataacattGTCGAAGTCATGTACAGATAAATTATGCATGAAACAAGTAATGGGTATCCTGGATTCAACTTGTTCTCTGCTCATGAAGGATCCTATATTCTTACAGTATATTATTATACCACGAATATCTGGCAAGGAATCCATTCTCAAACATGCATTTATAGATCGTCTTAGAGGGGGGAACTTTCCAGTTCAAGAGTTCAAGTTTATTTCTTGTGAAAACCACTTTATTGATGACAACCACGATACAACGATTGTCAGAGAACCTGCATTGGTGAACAGcataaaaatattcatgGATAATAATAGAGTGATGGAGCAAAGTATTATAAATGGGGTCAAAAATGgattttattcaaaaccTAAAAAGCCACTGAGAAAGAATTGCGAACCCATTATAAGCAGATACTCTAAATGGAATCTGTTAAAGCAGATAGAATTTAATAGGgcagaattattaaatgtaTCCTACTTAGAATTTAAAAGCACTTTGACGAAGAGAATGACTCTACAGCAAGAGGTCAGGAGTTTACTGTCACCTGATGGGTGGATAACTACAAAGAAGGACGATTGTTAA
- the RAI1 gene encoding decapping nuclease (similar to Saccharomyces cerevisiae RAI1 (YGL246C); ancestral locus Anc_3.570): MAITSNLFVKETGSTITLKKPKEITYYSRTSNDEFLVNDDSNLNYYYLPDADLDKGLDLNGGYKKFKDYYSEFKDASTLHGLLSSLKDYEQKKNKKMKVDIVTFRGIIRKLIMSSFETNSKYNVVDLRIVLFDGQLFIKDVSTVNAKPEKVTPLEYTGYKFEALCTLPEPLPYVSRTKLNKRPKKIVSHGDEFVSVVKTGVGNCKILLGAEVDAIFDFKEKGKDNLQHYIELKCTAAINNINDTKKFENKLFKTWIQCFLIGITRITYGFRDEQYLLKTIEEFATSDIPLIFKNHNPTLASNCVNAIKWYGVFTEWLMKMIPTEDTSVTKAYRLVCENNHLRLTEIESSEDEYEGLVNGETVISNEFREWRTSLRTQ, encoded by the coding sequence atgGCTATTACTTCAAATTTGTTTGTGAAAGAGACCGGTTCTACTATCACTCTTAAGAAACCAAAGGAAATTACATATTATTCAAGAACATCTAACGATGAATTTTTAGTCAATGACGATTctaatttgaattattactatttacCAGATGCCGATCTGGATAAAGGGTTGGACTTGAATGGGGGCTATAAGAAGTTCAAGGATTATTACAGCGAATTTAAAGATGCATCGACTCTTCATGGGTTGTTAAGTTCTCTTAAGGACTATGaacagaaaaaaaataagaagaTGAAAGTGGATATAGTGACATTTAGAGGGATTATTAGGAAACTTATTATGAGTTCTTTTGAgacaaattcaaaatataatgtgGTTGATCTTCGAATTGTTTTATTCGATGGTCAATTGTTTATAAAAGATGTAAGCACTGTTAACGCCAAGCCAGAAAAAGTTACGCCATTAGAATATACCGGTTATAAATTTGAAGCATTATGTACATTACCGGAACCTTTACCATATGTATCGAGAACgaaattaaacaaaagaCCAAAGAAAATTGTAAGCCATGGTGATGAATTCGTTTCAGTAGTCAAGACAGGTGTTGGCAATTGTAAAATACTTCTAGGTGCAGAAGTAGATGCCATATTTGACTTCAAAGAAAAAGGAAAAGATAACTTGCAACATTACATAGAGCTGAAATGCACAGCtgcaattaataatataaacGATACTAAGAAGTTTGAAAACAAGCTTTTCAAAACATGGATACAATGTTTCCTGATAGGGATTACAAGAATAACTTATGGATTTAGAGACGaacaatatttattgaaaaccATTGAAGAGTTTGCTACAAGTGATATTCCATTGATCTTTAAAAATCATAACCCTACATTAGCCAGCAACTGTGTTAATGCCATTAAATGGTACGGTGTGTTTACAGAATGgttaatgaagatgatacCAACTGAGGATACTTCTGTTACAAAAGCTTATAGATTAGTTTGCGAAAATAACCACTTGAGATTAACGGAAATTGAATCATCTGAAGATGAATATGAAGGTTTAGTAAACGGAGAAACTGTTATTTCAAACGAATTCAGAGAATGGAGAACTTCATTGAGAACTCAATAG
- the BRR6 gene encoding Brr6p (similar to Saccharomyces cerevisiae BRR6 (YGL247W); ancestral locus Anc_3.571), producing the protein MERLPSSRIAQKHNAKDSHKHTWNDPEHVGKFMLLFMYMFLMVGFAASILYFIYMVRIDVDYRLQQRNIQNIYNYEQCKRLYDENECSPESRVPALEALCEKWLSCAKEASIDIGSVNNSAKLWAQTVGEVINEFMDTITLRSLVFILLILSASISLMRYSYGSYQVYYYGKEHLD; encoded by the coding sequence ATGGAACGGTTGCCAAGTTCTAGGATTGCACAAAAGCACAATGCTAAAGATTCACACAAACATACTTGGAACGATCCAGAACATGTGGGTAAGTTTATGCTTCTATTCATGTACATGTTCCTGATGGTAGGGTTTGCTGCTTCAATACTgtactttatatatatggtGCGAATAGATGTGGACTATCGTCTACAACAGAGAAACATTCAgaatatatacaattatGAGCAATGCAAACGACTTTACGATGAAAACGAGTGTTCTCCGGAGTCCCGAGTTCCAGCATTGGAGGCTCTTTGTGAGAAATGGCTGTCCTGTGCGAAAGAAGCATCCATAGACATTGGATCCGTTAATAATTCTGCAAAGCTTTGGGCTCAAACAGTAGGAGAAGTCATCAACGAATTCATGGATACAATTACACTGCGGTCCTTGGTATTcatattgttaatattatcagCATCAATATCCTTGATGAGATATTCTTATGGATCGTATCAAGTTTACTACTACGGGAAAGAGCATCTAGACTAA
- the KGD4 gene encoding alpha-ketoglutarate dehydrogenase subunit KGD4 (similar to Saccharomyces cerevisiae YMR31 (YFR049W); ancestral locus Anc_3.572) codes for MRQTVTKLAQSYTPMIKFLGKHPVTKHPIEILPHPCTVNGLVPGGEGCLNPAEYLKNSKPFVVVPYKKQHASKTTADGAISFTDRPLQNNEVSSIAELPAKYRFKPIEEKELECINSGGVM; via the coding sequence ATGCGCCAAACTGTAACAAAACTAGCTCAATCATACACTCCAATGATTAAGTTCCTTGGAAAACACCCTGTGACAAAACACCCCATTGAAATACTTCCACATCCATGCACTGTCAATGGTCTGGTGCCCGGTGGTGAAGGTTGTTTAAATCCTGCggaatatttaaagaactCGAAACCGTTTGTAGTGGTCCCTTACAAGAAACAACATGCTTCGAAAACTACCGCTGATGGAGCCATTTCTTTCACCGATAGAccattacaaaataatgaagttaGTTCAATAGCAGAATTACCTGCTAAATACAGATTTAAaccaattgaagaaaaagagCTAGAGTGTATCAACAGTGGAGGTGTCAtgtaa
- the PDE1 gene encoding 3',5'-cyclic-nucleotide phosphodiesterase PDE1 (similar to Saccharomyces cerevisiae PDE1 (YGL248W); ancestral locus Anc_3.573), which produces MDKTFEVTILGTSGGPIDGNNQSFMVRPAFSKELNSINVDGGVVISQIIELVKYMKRSVMNIHEGSDGLVESFYENDMEHERLFTNPFHDCQKGFGTNFIKLVIEKLNLDRSNIDSINIMRVSLQIYEKIKEYYVTHAHLDHISAIVLNTPYIYSKAYSNKTMKICGLPFVIDALDEHIFNDKIWPNLTAEKDGRLELVKLENKQCSQIKSIPQFSIIPFTVCHGQSVSNETVPVYSTVFVLNDKISNNTLVICGDLQHDPPTERLNKISNVWKYLADYVKPQSLSGIIIECSSTSIVRDCQLYGHLSPPLLIEEMISLRDMYCKKYNTTKPLIDKILKLNLIVTHVKMENMDKDPRLIILEELNELKEAHDMTNLHISISLQGYTYLL; this is translated from the coding sequence atggaTAAAACCTTTGAAGTAACCATTTTGGGAACTTCGGGTGGCCCAATAGATGGAAATAACCAGAGTTTCATGGTACGACCTGCATTCAGTAAAGAATTAAATTCCATCAATGTAGATGGTGGAGTTGTAATCAGCCAGATAATAGAGTTagtaaaatatatgaaGAGAAGTGTCATGAATATTCACGAGGGAAGCGATGGATTGGTCGAGAGTTTTTACGAGAATGACATGGAGCATGAACGGTTATTTACTAACCCATTCCACGATTGTCAAAAAGGTTTTGGCACTAACTTCATTAAATTAGTAATAGAGAAGTTAAATTTAGATCGAAGTAATATTGATAGCATAAATATTATGAGAGTGTCACTTCAAATATATGAGAAAATAAAGGAATATTATGTGACACATGCTCATTTGGATCATATATCTGCTATCGTTTTAAACACaccatatatatattccaaGGCGTATTCTAATAAAACCATGAAGATTTGTGGACTCCCATTTGTAATTGATGCGTTAGATGAGCATATCTTTAATGATAAGATATGGCCAAACTTGACTGCTGAAAAGGATGGAAGGCTAGAGTTAGTGAAGTTGGAGAATAAACAATGTTCTCAAATAAAAAGTATCCCgcaattttcaattattcCATTTACTGTCTGTCATGGGCAGTCAGTAAGTAATGAAACTGTACCTGTATACAGCACAGTATTTGTAttgaatgataaaatatctaACAATACTTTGGTTATTTGTGGCGACTTACAACATGATCCACCTACAGAACGGTTAAATAAGATCAGTAACGTATGGAAATATCTTGCTGATTATGTAAAGCCACAATCACTTTCTGGAATTATAATAGAATGTTCAAGTACATCAATTGTACGAGATTGCCAATTATATGGACATTTATCACCTCCTTTACTTATAGAGGAGATGATATCATTAAGAGATATGTATTGtaagaaatataatacaaCAAAACCACTGATAGATAAGATTTTAAAGTTGAATCTTATCGTCACCCATGtgaaaatggaaaatatGGACAAGGACCCTAGattgataatattagaagaattaaatgaaCTCAAAGAAGCTCATGATATGACAAATTTACATATATCTATCTCGTTACAAGGATATACTTATTTACTGTAA
- the PRE4 gene encoding proteasome core particle subunit beta 7 (similar to Saccharomyces cerevisiae PRE4 (YFR050C); ancestral locus Anc_3.574), with amino-acid sequence MNHDPFAWGRPSDETYGQYNQAIANASNFPKMNTQQPIVTGTSVISIKYNNGTIIAADRLGAYGSLLRFTDVDRLFPVGNNTVVGISGDISDMQHIEKLLEDLETENNYDNSYADDEESLKPSYVFEYLAAVMYQRRSKMNPLWNAIVVAGVENGEPFLRYVNLLGVTYSSPTLATGFGAHMANPLLRRIVDRDSDVEKTDLQTAKNAILECMKVLYYRDARSSRKFSLAIIDKDQGLTLEKDLQVENMTWDFAKDIKGYGTQKV; translated from the coding sequence ATGAATCACGATCCATTTGCTTGGGGCAGACCATCTGATGAGACCTATGGACAATATAACCAGGCTATTGCCAATGCATCCAACTTCCCTAAGATGAACACTCAACAGCCAATTGTTACGGGTACTTCTGTTATCTCAATAAAATACAACAACGGTACAATCATTGCAGCTGATAGGCTAGGTGCTTACGGATCGCTTTTGCGTTTCACCGATGTTGACAGGTTATTCCCAGTAGGTAATAACACTGTTGTTGGTATATCCGGTGATATTTCTGACATGCAGCATATCGAAAAGTTATTAGAGGACTtagaaacagaaaataaTTACGACAACTCATACGCTGACGATGAAGAATCTTTGAAACCAAGTTATGTTTTCGAATATTTGGCTGCTGTCATGTATCAACGTAGATCCAAAATGAATCCATTATGGAACGCTATTGTTGTTGCCGGCGTCGAAAATGGTGAGCCATTCTTAAGATATGTCAACCTGTTGGGTGTCACGTATTCCTCGCCAACATTAGCAACCGGGTTTGGTGCACACATGGCCAACCCATTGCTGAGAAGAATCGTCGACAGAGACTCTGACGTTGAAAAGACCGACTTACAGACAGCCAAAAATGCTATACTAGAGTGTATGAAAGTACTATATTACAGAGATGCCCGCTCTTCAAGAAAGTTCAGTCTTGCTATTATCGATAAAGATCAAGGTCTGACTCTAGAAAAAGACCTTCAAGTAGAGAATATGACATGGGATTTCGCAAAGGATATCAAAGGTTACGGTACCCaaaaagtataa